One region of Oryza glaberrima chromosome 7, OglaRS2, whole genome shotgun sequence genomic DNA includes:
- the LOC127779414 gene encoding probable serine/threonine-protein kinase PBL7 isoform X2, which produces MSCFPCSGSSGKGGVDAKSVAALSPGPRPAASAAPDRSNSSRGSGIKKDDSVRRGGSSANDGPAKIFTFRELAVATKNFRKDCLLGEGGFGRVYKGQMENGQVIAVKQLDRNGLQGNREFLVEVLMLSLLHHPNLVRLIGYCADGDQRLLVYEYMLLGSLENHLHDRPPGKKPLDWNARMKIAVGAAKGLEYLHDKANPPVIYRDFKSSNILLGEDYYPKLSDFGLAKLGPVGDKTHVSTRVMGTYGYCAPEYAMTGQLTVKSDVYSFGVVFLELITGRKAIDHTQSAGEQNLVAWARPLFRDRRKFCQMADPSLQGCYPKRGLYQALAVASMCLQENATSRPLIADIVTALSYLASNHYDPNAPSAKSSRTCPSTPKAKAHRRTTSVPDAQHAADSLNWNFPDLGRKETTRGEFEQDHSEGYGSGSSSGRNDGLDVPELLALHNGQNNSEADIYHKSSVKLDAHEKQRSGSGKGSRQF; this is translated from the exons ATGAGCTGCTTCCCGTGCTCGGGGTCGTCGGGGAAGGGCGGGGTTGACGCCAAGAGCGTGGCGGCGCTCTCGCCGGGTCCGCGgcccgcggcgagcgcggcacCAG ATCGATCAAACTCATCACGTGGTTCAGGCATTAAGAAGGACGATTCTGTCCGAAGAGGAGGAAGCTCTGCGAATGATGGTCCAGCCAAAATTTTCACTTTCCGAGAATTGGCTGTTGCCACCAAGAATTTCAGAAAAGACTGCCTGCTGGGTGAAGGTGGCTTTGGTCGTGTCTATAAAGGACAGATGGAGAATGGACAG GTTATTGCCGTGAAGCAACTTGACAGAAATGGCCTACAAGGAAACCGAGAATTTCTCGTGGAGGTTCTCATGCTAAGTCTCTTGCACCATCCTAATCTGGTCAGATTAATTGGCTACTGCGCAGATGGTGACCAGCGGCTCCTAGTTTATGAGTATATGCTATTGGGGTCACTAGAAAACCATCTTCATG ATCGCCCACCAGGCAAGAAACCTCTTGACTGGAATGCAAGGATGAAGATTGCTGTTGGTGCAGCGAAGGGTTTGGAGTACCTGCATGATAAGGCAAATCCACCAGTCATATATAGAGATTTCaaatcatcaaatattcttctGGGCGAAGACTATTACCCAAAGCTATCTGATTTTGGGCTTGCAAAACTTGGTCCAGTTGGTGACAAAACTCACGTATCAACAAGAGTTATGGGAACATATGGCTATTGTGCTCCAGAATATGCCATGACAGGACAGTTGACAGTAAAATCTGATGTTTACAGCTTTGGCGTTGTCTTCCTTGAACTCATTACAGGACGTAAAGCCATTGATCACACCCAGTCTGCAGGGGAGCAAAATCTTGTTGCATGG GCTCGTCCACTGTTTAGAGACCGAAGGAAGTTCTGCCAAATGGCCGATCCATCGCTGCAAGGTTGTTATCCCAAAAGGGGTTTGTACCAGGCTTTAGCTGTTGCATCTATGTGCTTGCAGGAGAATGCAACATCTCGACCCCTCATTGCGGATATTGTCACTGCACTTTCTTATCTAGCTTCAAATCATTACGATCCTAATGCACCTTCTGCAAAGAGTTCGAGGACTTGCCCATCCACCCCAAAGGCAAAAGCACATCGACGAACAACCAGTGTTCCTGATGCCCAACATGCCGCCGATTCACTTAACTGGAACTTCCCAGACTTGGGGAGGAAGGAAACTACTAGAGGGGAATTCGAGCAGGATCACAGTGAAGGTTATGGCAGTGGCAGTAGCTCTGGAAGGAATGATGGTCTAGATGTTCCAGAACTGCTGGCCTTGCATAATGGACAAAATAACAGTGAAGCTGATATATATCACAAGTCCAGTGTCAAGCTTGATGCCCATGAGAAACAGAGATCAGGGTCAGGCAAAGGCAGCAGGCAGTTTTGA
- the LOC127779414 gene encoding probable serine/threonine-protein kinase PBL7 isoform X1, which produces MSCFPCSGSSGKGGVDAKSVAALSPGPRPAASAAPDRSNSSRGSGIKKDDSVRRGGSSANDGPAKIFTFRELAVATKNFRKDCLLGEGGFGRVYKGQMENGQQVIAVKQLDRNGLQGNREFLVEVLMLSLLHHPNLVRLIGYCADGDQRLLVYEYMLLGSLENHLHDRPPGKKPLDWNARMKIAVGAAKGLEYLHDKANPPVIYRDFKSSNILLGEDYYPKLSDFGLAKLGPVGDKTHVSTRVMGTYGYCAPEYAMTGQLTVKSDVYSFGVVFLELITGRKAIDHTQSAGEQNLVAWARPLFRDRRKFCQMADPSLQGCYPKRGLYQALAVASMCLQENATSRPLIADIVTALSYLASNHYDPNAPSAKSSRTCPSTPKAKAHRRTTSVPDAQHAADSLNWNFPDLGRKETTRGEFEQDHSEGYGSGSSSGRNDGLDVPELLALHNGQNNSEADIYHKSSVKLDAHEKQRSGSGKGSRQF; this is translated from the exons ATGAGCTGCTTCCCGTGCTCGGGGTCGTCGGGGAAGGGCGGGGTTGACGCCAAGAGCGTGGCGGCGCTCTCGCCGGGTCCGCGgcccgcggcgagcgcggcacCAG ATCGATCAAACTCATCACGTGGTTCAGGCATTAAGAAGGACGATTCTGTCCGAAGAGGAGGAAGCTCTGCGAATGATGGTCCAGCCAAAATTTTCACTTTCCGAGAATTGGCTGTTGCCACCAAGAATTTCAGAAAAGACTGCCTGCTGGGTGAAGGTGGCTTTGGTCGTGTCTATAAAGGACAGATGGAGAATGGACAG CAGGTTATTGCCGTGAAGCAACTTGACAGAAATGGCCTACAAGGAAACCGAGAATTTCTCGTGGAGGTTCTCATGCTAAGTCTCTTGCACCATCCTAATCTGGTCAGATTAATTGGCTACTGCGCAGATGGTGACCAGCGGCTCCTAGTTTATGAGTATATGCTATTGGGGTCACTAGAAAACCATCTTCATG ATCGCCCACCAGGCAAGAAACCTCTTGACTGGAATGCAAGGATGAAGATTGCTGTTGGTGCAGCGAAGGGTTTGGAGTACCTGCATGATAAGGCAAATCCACCAGTCATATATAGAGATTTCaaatcatcaaatattcttctGGGCGAAGACTATTACCCAAAGCTATCTGATTTTGGGCTTGCAAAACTTGGTCCAGTTGGTGACAAAACTCACGTATCAACAAGAGTTATGGGAACATATGGCTATTGTGCTCCAGAATATGCCATGACAGGACAGTTGACAGTAAAATCTGATGTTTACAGCTTTGGCGTTGTCTTCCTTGAACTCATTACAGGACGTAAAGCCATTGATCACACCCAGTCTGCAGGGGAGCAAAATCTTGTTGCATGG GCTCGTCCACTGTTTAGAGACCGAAGGAAGTTCTGCCAAATGGCCGATCCATCGCTGCAAGGTTGTTATCCCAAAAGGGGTTTGTACCAGGCTTTAGCTGTTGCATCTATGTGCTTGCAGGAGAATGCAACATCTCGACCCCTCATTGCGGATATTGTCACTGCACTTTCTTATCTAGCTTCAAATCATTACGATCCTAATGCACCTTCTGCAAAGAGTTCGAGGACTTGCCCATCCACCCCAAAGGCAAAAGCACATCGACGAACAACCAGTGTTCCTGATGCCCAACATGCCGCCGATTCACTTAACTGGAACTTCCCAGACTTGGGGAGGAAGGAAACTACTAGAGGGGAATTCGAGCAGGATCACAGTGAAGGTTATGGCAGTGGCAGTAGCTCTGGAAGGAATGATGGTCTAGATGTTCCAGAACTGCTGGCCTTGCATAATGGACAAAATAACAGTGAAGCTGATATATATCACAAGTCCAGTGTCAAGCTTGATGCCCATGAGAAACAGAGATCAGGGTCAGGCAAAGGCAGCAGGCAGTTTTGA